One Clostridiisalibacter paucivorans DSM 22131 genomic region harbors:
- a CDS encoding DUF364 domain-containing protein, with amino-acid sequence MILDSLITVVEKSARGKRIKDVRAGLGYTAVLLDNNSCGLAYTFRNELGPCCSAFGRAGEIKGIDCTEAIKWSKSRNLVQSAIGVATINALLQNRVKEYECDNVFKVLDIGVNDVLGVIGDFKPLTNGRGKSAKKMYVFERKTSNTDNYYPDHSISEHLPKCDIVVITSTSIINKTFDNIIEYCKGARKVAMVGATTPLCTEVFSKYKIDILAGVLVLNPIKLLDIVSQGGGTKHFDNNVKQIYIDMGNM; translated from the coding sequence ATGATATTAGATAGTCTTATAACAGTTGTTGAAAAAAGTGCAAGAGGTAAACGGATAAAGGATGTTAGAGCTGGTCTAGGATATACTGCTGTTTTATTAGACAATAATAGTTGTGGCTTAGCATATACTTTTAGAAATGAACTGGGACCTTGTTGTTCTGCATTTGGAAGAGCAGGGGAGATTAAAGGAATAGATTGTACAGAGGCTATAAAATGGTCTAAGTCAAGAAACTTAGTCCAATCAGCCATTGGAGTGGCTACTATAAATGCATTGTTACAGAATAGAGTTAAAGAATATGAATGTGACAATGTGTTCAAAGTGTTAGATATAGGTGTTAATGATGTATTGGGGGTTATAGGAGACTTTAAACCTCTAACCAATGGGAGAGGAAAAAGTGCAAAAAAGATGTATGTTTTCGAACGAAAAACAAGTAATACAGATAATTATTATCCCGATCACAGTATTTCTGAACACCTTCCTAAATGTGATATTGTAGTTATAACCTCAACATCTATTATCAATAAGACCTTTGATAATATCATTGAATACTGTAAAGGGGCTAGAAAAGTTGCGATGGTAGGTGCTACCACTCCATTGTGTACTGAGGTATTTTCAAAATATAAAATAGATATACTTGCAGGAGTCCTTGTTTTAAATCCCATAAAATTATTGGATATAGTAAGTCAAGGTGGCGGCACTAAACATTTTGACAATAATGTTAAGCAGATATATATAGATATGGGGAATATGTAA
- a CDS encoding nucleoside-triphosphatase — translation MENLFLTGEVNIGKTTVLNAIKKKLNISENMIGGFLTKAFLEHNRVRGFYIDPINYNLKMPEFKKRIIGYTHDYINWTGVTDTFENFGVEILNYCLKSPFELIIMDELGFFESKAYIFQRKVHEIIESRKKVLGIIKPQRTIFMNSIKNRRDVIVIEITKENRDCVSTIIQDLELGWEGIKDDIR, via the coding sequence ATGGAGAATTTATTTTTGACAGGGGAAGTAAATATTGGTAAGACTACGGTATTAAATGCTATAAAGAAGAAATTAAATATCAGTGAAAATATGATAGGGGGATTTTTAACTAAGGCATTTCTTGAACACAATAGGGTAAGGGGATTTTATATAGATCCAATCAATTATAACCTTAAAATGCCAGAATTCAAAAAGAGAATAATAGGATATACCCATGACTACATAAATTGGACAGGGGTTACAGATACATTTGAAAATTTTGGGGTAGAAATATTAAATTATTGTTTGAAAAGTCCCTTTGAACTAATTATTATGGACGAATTAGGCTTTTTTGAGAGTAAGGCATATATATTTCAAAGAAAAGTGCATGAAATAATAGAAAGTAGAAAAAAGGTTTTAGGAATAATAAAGCCACAGAGGACGATATTTATGAATTCTATAAAAAACCGCAGGGATGTAATTGTTATAGAGATTACGAAAGAAAATAGGGATTGTGTCTCTACAATAATCCAAGATTTAGAGCTTGGGTGGGAGGGGATAAAAGATGATATTAGATAG
- a CDS encoding ABC transporter substrate-binding protein: MKNVKNILIVTLVLVMTIVSGCSSTEDVAVEQQNLEDQDLGTTTVTDMAGRTVEIPTKIEKVYCKSPISTILVYTLAPEKLAGWNYGFTENEKKYLPEKYANLPVLGGWFGKNNTGNIEEILKADPDIIIDMGEINDTEIDADETLQKQIDIPIVIVRNEKLDDLANAYTFIGEIIGEEKRAEELAGYCRNTIDDALEKSKELNIEDRVKVYYAEGAKGLNTEPKGSYRMEVVRMVGGENVAQLSKDSSYGHSNVSLEQVLLWNPDVIITVAESSDDNLSFFETIYDNEEWKDVKAVKNKKVYGIPQNPFGWFDRPPSVNRVIGIKWVGNILYPEIYDYDMVHEVKNFYKMFYHYDLSDEEARDFLNIGQQE, from the coding sequence ATGAAAAATGTTAAAAATATTTTGATTGTAACATTGGTTTTGGTAATGACTATTGTATCTGGTTGTTCGTCTACAGAGGATGTTGCAGTAGAGCAACAAAATTTAGAAGATCAAGATTTGGGAACAACTACAGTTACAGATATGGCAGGTAGAACTGTAGAGATTCCTACTAAGATTGAAAAGGTCTACTGTAAGAGCCCAATAAGCACCATATTGGTATATACCCTTGCTCCAGAAAAACTGGCAGGATGGAACTATGGATTTACAGAAAATGAAAAGAAATATCTACCTGAAAAATATGCAAATCTACCAGTATTAGGGGGATGGTTTGGGAAGAATAATACGGGAAACATTGAAGAAATATTAAAGGCTGATCCCGATATTATAATTGATATGGGAGAAATCAATGATACTGAAATTGATGCCGATGAAACACTCCAAAAACAGATAGATATACCAATAGTAATAGTTAGAAATGAAAAGTTAGATGATTTAGCGAATGCATATACATTTATTGGTGAAATAATAGGAGAAGAAAAGAGAGCTGAAGAACTTGCTGGTTATTGTAGAAATACTATAGATGATGCACTGGAGAAATCAAAAGAACTCAATATTGAAGATAGAGTAAAGGTATATTATGCCGAGGGGGCAAAGGGATTAAATACTGAGCCCAAGGGTTCTTATCGAATGGAAGTAGTCAGAATGGTTGGGGGAGAAAATGTAGCTCAATTATCTAAAGATAGTAGCTATGGTCATAGTAATGTATCATTGGAACAGGTATTATTATGGAATCCCGATGTGATTATAACAGTTGCTGAAAGTAGCGATGATAATCTTTCATTTTTTGAGACTATTTATGATAACGAAGAGTGGAAGGATGTAAAGGCAGTTAAAAATAAGAAGGTATATGGTATACCTCAAAATCCCTTTGGATGGTTTGATAGACCACCATCAGTAAATCGTGTGATAGGTATAAAATGGGTTGGGAATATACTATATCCTGAGATATATGACTATGATATGGTTCATGAAGTAAAGAATTTTTATAAAATGTTTTATCACTATGACCTTAGCGATGAAGAGGCAAGGGACTTTCTTAATATAGGCCAACAGGAATAG
- a CDS encoding ABC transporter ATP-binding protein has translation MKIELKNVTCGYGLRSIVKDVSMEINSGETLCILGPNGVGKTTLFKTILGFLKLQKGEILLNDKNIYDYKSSELAKLIGYVPQAHNPPFPFKVLDIVLMGRICHIGTFSSPSKRDVDIALEAMEMLNILYLKDKIYTEISGGEKQLVLIARALAQQAQMLIMDEPTSNLDFGHQMRVLNHINKLVQKGMGVIMTSHFPNHVFLCATRVSIIKNGRLFKVGTPKEVITKENLKEIYGIDTEVINVDRINNKDMSYCIPVFN, from the coding sequence ATGAAAATAGAATTGAAAAATGTTACTTGTGGATATGGATTAAGGTCAATAGTTAAAGATGTTTCTATGGAAATCAATTCGGGAGAAACATTGTGTATATTGGGTCCCAATGGTGTAGGAAAGACCACATTGTTTAAAACTATTTTAGGTTTTTTAAAGCTTCAAAAGGGTGAAATATTGCTCAATGATAAAAATATATATGATTATAAATCTAGTGAGCTTGCTAAATTGATAGGTTATGTGCCACAGGCACACAATCCTCCATTTCCATTTAAAGTGCTAGATATAGTCTTGATGGGGAGGATATGCCATATTGGGACGTTTAGTTCTCCCAGTAAAAGGGATGTAGATATTGCTTTAGAAGCAATGGAGATGTTAAACATACTATATTTAAAAGATAAGATATATACAGAGATAAGTGGAGGGGAAAAACAACTTGTTTTAATAGCAAGGGCATTGGCTCAACAAGCCCAAATGCTTATAATGGATGAACCCACTTCAAATTTAGATTTTGGTCATCAGATGAGGGTATTGAATCATATAAATAAACTGGTTCAAAAGGGTATGGGAGTTATAATGACTTCTCATTTCCCAAATCATGTCTTTCTCTGTGCAACAAGGGTGTCCATAATTAAAAATGGCAGATTGTTTAAAGTAGGCACACCAAAGGAGGTTATTACGAAGGAAAATCTGAAAGAGATATATGGAATAGATACTGAAGTAATAAATGTAGATAGAATAAATAATAAAGATATGAGTTATTGTATACCAGTTTTTAATTAA
- a CDS encoding FecCD family ABC transporter permease translates to MRTILIDKKTNIKEMITAQISKKIILILMPIIVFLLSFTIGKYPISFEELLTILKESIFSLNRSLPDVLYSVILKVRLPRIFAAFAAGASLAASGAAYQGMFRNPLVSPDILGASAGAAFGAAIGILFSLGIIGIQILSFIFGLLAVLLTYLISMKLGKNNKATLVLILSGMLIKTLFTSFITLTKYLADPYSKLPEITFWLMGSLAAINLKDAYIIFIVFIIGIIPLLLLRWKLNVLSFDEEEARALGLNVNRIRTVVIVCSTFMTASVVSVAGLIGWVGLVVPHFSRMLVGPNFKKLIPTSILIGGSFLLFVDDLARCIGSLEIPLGVLTSIIGAPFFIYLMLNVKKGWI, encoded by the coding sequence TTGAGAACAATATTAATTGATAAAAAGACAAATATAAAAGAGATGATTACAGCTCAAATAAGCAAAAAGATTATATTGATATTAATGCCTATAATTGTATTTTTATTATCTTTTACAATTGGGAAATATCCCATATCCTTTGAAGAATTGCTTACTATTTTGAAGGAGAGTATTTTTTCTCTAAATAGATCGTTACCTGATGTGTTGTATTCTGTGATATTGAAGGTGAGGCTGCCTAGAATTTTTGCAGCTTTTGCAGCTGGAGCTTCCTTGGCTGCATCGGGAGCAGCATATCAAGGCATGTTTAGGAACCCATTAGTTTCTCCAGATATTTTAGGTGCCTCAGCAGGAGCAGCATTTGGTGCTGCTATAGGAATATTATTTTCACTGGGAATAATAGGAATACAAATATTGTCCTTTATATTTGGGTTATTGGCTGTATTGTTGACATATTTAATCAGTATGAAATTAGGCAAAAATAACAAGGCAACATTGGTATTGATACTTTCAGGAATGTTAATAAAAACGCTTTTTACTTCATTCATTACATTGACAAAGTATTTAGCAGATCCATATAGCAAACTTCCAGAGATAACTTTTTGGCTCATGGGGAGTTTAGCTGCCATCAATTTAAAGGATGCCTATATAATATTTATTGTTTTTATTATAGGGATTATTCCATTATTACTTTTAAGGTGGAAACTGAATGTCCTATCTTTTGATGAAGAGGAGGCAAGGGCATTGGGGTTAAATGTAAATAGGATTAGGACTGTTGTTATAGTTTGCTCCACATTCATGACAGCATCAGTAGTTTCTGTTGCAGGTCTTATAGGCTGGGTAGGGCTTGTAGTACCCCATTTTTCTCGGATGCTTGTGGGACCAAATTTTAAAAAATTGATACCTACATCTATATTAATAGGAGGGTCATTTTTACTCTTTGTAGATGATTTGGCAAGATGCATAGGGAGTTTAGAGATTCCCCTTGGGGTATTGACATCAATAATAGGTGCACCATTTTTTATATATCTAATGTTAAATGTAAAGAAGGGTTGGATATGA
- the cobC gene encoding alpha-ribazole phosphatase — MGERMIYLVRHGEIEKEVDKKIYIGQLDVNLNKEGIKQSQRLSIKLQHIPFQKIYCSSLKRTIKTAEIISKNHGIEPEMVDEFREIDLGEWEGVSFNEIKGRYPNKFEKRGKNIIHYCVPGGESFYQCNQRVIKKFYELLYITKGDILIVAHAGVNRLILCNILGISLEKIFQMPQKYGCFNTIAENCGKLQVKNINQ, encoded by the coding sequence ATGGGAGAAAGGATGATATATCTTGTAAGACATGGGGAAATAGAAAAAGAGGTAGATAAAAAGATATATATAGGACAATTAGATGTAAATTTGAATAAAGAAGGGATAAAACAGTCTCAACGATTGAGCATAAAACTCCAACATATTCCATTTCAAAAGATATATTGTAGTAGTTTAAAAAGAACTATTAAGACAGCAGAGATTATAAGTAAGAATCATGGCATTGAGCCAGAGATGGTCGATGAATTTAGAGAAATAGATTTAGGAGAGTGGGAGGGAGTTTCTTTCAATGAGATCAAGGGACGTTACCCTAATAAATTTGAGAAAAGGGGCAAAAATATTATCCACTATTGTGTCCCTGGAGGGGAGAGCTTTTATCAATGTAACCAGAGGGTGATAAAAAAATTTTATGAACTCTTATATATAACTAAAGGGGATATATTAATTGTAGCCCATGCAGGAGTGAATAGATTGATCTTATGCAATATTTTAGGTATTAGTTTAGAAAAGATTTTTCAAATGCCACAAAAATATGGCTGCTTTAATACCATTGCTGAAAACTGTGGAAAGCTCCAAGTAAAAAATATAAATCAATGA
- a CDS encoding XdhC family aldehyde oxidoreductase maturation factor — translation MKGVMDKGLELLEQQESFVMAMVINQSGSTPRNMGVKMIIRRNEESIGTIGGGLVEAHTQNLAKKVFENRQSIIKRFALDKKDVAEMDMICGGRVIVYLKYIDGKNQYYREVYSEVYNTKVKQKKGWFITLLSEASECKRSGQWFLTEDKILKGEPLEELEANEIKEFCSNAKKIHIFVSKNNNKYLIEYMGHIDKAYIYGAGHVGHKLAPLLSYVGFYTVVLDDRGKYANKDRFPMANEVIVLDSFDNVFENINIDRNTYIIIVTRGHQYDQTVLEQALNTDAAYIGMMGSIKKRNQIYNNLLEKGFEMKELNEVSAPIGLPIRGETPEEIAISIVAELVDIRAKKTDEIV, via the coding sequence ATGAAAGGTGTAATGGATAAAGGATTAGAGTTGTTAGAACAGCAAGAAAGTTTTGTAATGGCAATGGTCATTAATCAATCTGGTTCAACACCTAGAAATATGGGCGTAAAAATGATAATCAGAAGAAATGAAGAATCTATAGGTACCATTGGGGGAGGGCTAGTAGAGGCCCATACCCAGAATCTAGCAAAAAAGGTATTTGAAAATAGACAATCAATAATTAAAAGGTTTGCATTAGATAAAAAAGATGTAGCAGAGATGGATATGATATGTGGAGGAAGAGTCATTGTCTATTTAAAATATATAGATGGCAAAAATCAATATTACAGAGAAGTATATAGTGAAGTTTATAATACTAAGGTAAAACAGAAAAAGGGCTGGTTTATTACATTGCTTTCAGAGGCATCTGAATGTAAAAGAAGTGGTCAATGGTTCCTTACTGAAGACAAAATTTTAAAGGGAGAACCATTGGAGGAGTTGGAAGCTAATGAAATAAAAGAATTTTGTTCCAATGCAAAAAAGATTCATATATTTGTTAGCAAAAATAATAATAAATACCTTATTGAATATATGGGACATATAGACAAGGCATATATTTATGGTGCAGGACATGTGGGACATAAATTAGCGCCATTGCTTAGCTATGTAGGATTTTATACAGTGGTATTAGATGATAGAGGGAAATATGCCAATAAGGATAGATTTCCAATGGCCAATGAAGTAATTGTATTGGATTCCTTTGATAATGTATTTGAAAATATAAATATTGATAGAAATACATATATCATAATTGTTACAAGGGGACATCAGTATGACCAAACTGTTTTAGAACAGGCATTGAATACTGATGCAGCATATATTGGTATGATGGGAAGTATAAAGAAGAGAAATCAAATATATAACAATTTACTAGAAAAAGGGTTTGAAATGAAGGAATTAAATGAGGTGTCTGCTCCAATCGGGCTACCCATTAGAGGAGAAACTCCTGAAGAAATTGCTATAAGTATTGTGGCTGAATTAGTTGATATTAGGGCTAAGAAAACAGATGAAATAGTATAG
- a CDS encoding DVU_1553 family AMP-dependent CoA ligase, with translation MQITPLDKWIKKKIGYRGVRDFRRELDDYTLNKIQENIDYVKKNSLFYKAHFKNVDKINSFKEFEKLPFTSSLNLSHSSNHFVCVSQSHINRIVTLKTSGTSGESKRVFFTEEDQELTIDFFQNGMSSLVEEGYKVLILLPGHREGSVANLLQRSLNRIGVESYIYEPIYNVEKILEIIKKNSIDTIVGTPIQLFSIVNYKENELDINVKTVLLSTDYAPDIVIEKIEEAFKCKVFDHYGMTEMGLGGGVQCKAFNGYHLREADLYFEIINPITEKKLSDGKYGEVVFTTLTRTGMPLIRYRTGDISRIIDKPCPCGTEIKRLDKVISRIEGCVVLVDGEILTMGELAEIVFSIDGIVDFDAIITERCDKDCLTIYAYAPYIKDNLFITIFNKLQSYAPIMRLIKENKLILNIKRKNKDLTYCNGIQKKKIIDMRNKG, from the coding sequence ATGCAGATTACTCCGTTAGATAAATGGATAAAAAAAAAGATAGGATATAGGGGAGTCAGAGATTTTAGAAGGGAACTTGATGATTATACACTTAATAAAATACAAGAGAATATAGATTATGTAAAAAAGAATAGTCTATTTTATAAAGCTCACTTTAAAAATGTAGATAAGATAAATTCATTTAAAGAGTTTGAAAAACTACCCTTTACTTCTAGTTTAAATTTGAGTCATAGTTCAAACCATTTTGTCTGTGTATCTCAAAGCCATATTAATAGGATTGTTACTTTGAAGACATCTGGAACCAGTGGAGAGAGTAAGAGGGTATTTTTTACAGAGGAGGATCAGGAATTAACTATTGACTTCTTTCAAAATGGCATGTCAAGTTTAGTAGAGGAAGGATATAAGGTGCTTATTTTATTGCCCGGTCATAGAGAGGGAAGTGTAGCAAATTTATTACAAAGGTCATTAAATAGAATAGGTGTAGAGTCATATATATACGAGCCTATATATAATGTTGAAAAGATACTAGAAATTATTAAAAAGAATAGTATAGATACCATTGTAGGTACACCGATACAATTATTTTCCATTGTAAATTATAAAGAAAATGAACTAGATATCAATGTAAAAACCGTATTATTGAGCACTGATTATGCCCCCGATATAGTGATTGAAAAAATAGAAGAGGCTTTTAAATGTAAGGTATTTGATCACTATGGAATGACTGAAATGGGTCTTGGAGGGGGAGTGCAATGTAAGGCATTCAATGGATACCATCTAAGGGAAGCGGATTTATATTTTGAGATTATAAATCCAATTACCGAGAAAAAATTATCAGATGGGAAATATGGAGAGGTAGTATTTACAACTTTGACAAGAACAGGAATGCCTCTTATTCGATATCGCACAGGAGATATCAGTAGGATAATTGATAAACCATGTCCCTGTGGTACAGAAATAAAGAGATTAGATAAAGTAATATCTAGAATAGAAGGCTGTGTTGTATTGGTCGATGGAGAGATATTGACCATGGGAGAATTAGCAGAAATAGTGTTTTCCATCGATGGCATTGTTGACTTTGATGCAATTATAACAGAAAGATGTGATAAAGATTGTTTAACTATATATGCATATGCACCATATATTAAAGATAATTTATTCATTACTATATTTAATAAGTTACAGTCCTATGCTCCAATTATGAGACTAATAAAAGAAAATAAATTAATTTTAAATATAAAAAGAAAGAATAAAGATTTAACATATTGCAATGGTATTCAAAAAAAGAAAATAATAGATATGAGAAATAAGGGGTGA
- the trsS gene encoding radical SAM (seleno)protein TrsS has translation MMEKYGEMIFKTESLCPICLKKIPAYRVKEDQRIYLEKECKEHGKFKTLIWNGIPDMDTWIRKKIPSKPKKSFKKIDKGCPFDCGLCDDHRQHTCTALIEVTERCNLECNFCFASSTKDLSEDPNLDKIKFWYKRVLEAGGPYNIQISGGEPTVRDDLDKIIKMGHDLGFEFIQLNTNGIRIGQDENYVKKLKESGLDSVFLQFDGTKEYIYKKLRGKGLFEIKIKAIENLNKYNIGIILVPTIVPGVNMSNIGEIIDFAIEHIPVIRGVHFQPVSYFGRFPSESSENIRITIPDIIREIEIQTNGRIKMESFKAPGCENSLCSFNGNYIYRGKKILESISNKSCCSKVERAEIGSQKARNFVSRNWRLPNKRCRCSEDNFHEVTTFDDILDKLKTFNFSISGMAFQDVWNIDLDRLKDCCIHVVSNDGNLIPFCAYNLTDSDGNYLYRGKS, from the coding sequence ATGATGGAGAAATATGGAGAAATGATTTTCAAAACAGAAAGTCTCTGTCCCATATGTTTAAAAAAGATACCCGCATATAGGGTTAAAGAAGACCAAAGGATATACTTGGAAAAAGAATGTAAAGAACATGGTAAATTTAAGACATTGATATGGAACGGTATACCTGATATGGATACGTGGATAAGGAAAAAAATACCCAGTAAACCTAAGAAGAGTTTCAAGAAAATTGACAAAGGGTGTCCCTTTGATTGTGGACTTTGTGATGACCATAGACAGCATACATGTACTGCTCTAATAGAGGTTACTGAAAGATGTAATTTAGAATGTAATTTTTGTTTTGCAAGTTCTACAAAGGACTTATCTGAAGATCCAAACTTAGATAAGATAAAATTTTGGTATAAAAGGGTTTTAGAGGCAGGAGGACCTTATAATATACAGATATCAGGTGGAGAACCTACTGTTAGGGATGATTTGGATAAAATAATAAAAATGGGACATGATTTGGGGTTTGAATTTATCCAATTAAATACCAATGGTATAAGAATCGGGCAAGATGAAAATTATGTGAAAAAATTGAAGGAGTCGGGGTTGGATTCAGTATTTTTACAATTTGATGGCACAAAGGAATATATATATAAGAAACTCAGGGGAAAGGGACTCTTTGAAATTAAAATTAAGGCTATTGAAAATTTAAATAAATATAATATAGGGATTATTCTTGTACCAACTATTGTACCAGGGGTCAATATGAGCAATATAGGAGAGATAATTGATTTTGCCATAGAGCATATTCCAGTAATAAGGGGAGTTCATTTTCAGCCAGTTAGCTATTTTGGACGATTTCCTTCTGAATCCAGTGAAAATATAAGAATAACTATTCCAGATATAATAAGGGAAATAGAAATACAGACTAACGGAAGGATTAAGATGGAGAGCTTCAAAGCACCAGGATGTGAAAATTCTCTCTGTTCCTTTAATGGCAATTATATATATAGAGGTAAAAAGATATTAGAGTCAATATCAAATAAATCTTGTTGTTCTAAAGTGGAAAGGGCTGAAATAGGGTCCCAAAAGGCTAGAAATTTTGTATCTAGAAATTGGAGATTACCTAATAAAAGATGTAGATGTAGTGAAGATAACTTCCATGAGGTCACAACCTTTGATGATATTTTGGATAAATTGAAAACATTTAATTTTAGTATATCGGGAATGGCATTTCAAGATGTGTGGAATATTGATTTAGACAGATTGAAGGATTGTTGTATACATGTTGTAAGTAATGATGGAAATCTAATACCATTTTGTGCATATAATCTCACAGATAGTGATGGTAACTATCTATATAGGGGTAAATCCTAA
- a CDS encoding DVU_1555 family C-GCAxxG-C-C protein, whose translation MDEIAFRIFQLASQGYCCTQIMVKILLEQEGKENTDLIKAINGLCGGIGFSKGVCGVLTGGVCILGLYSGKGKDDEYRREDFGEMINEYMEWFEEEFGSKDCVDIAGDELKVGKLGETSYPVKCGGIIEKGLTKVWEIMDEHNYELGER comes from the coding sequence TTGGATGAGATAGCTTTTCGCATATTTCAACTTGCATCTCAAGGATATTGTTGCACACAGATAATGGTCAAGATTTTACTTGAACAAGAAGGGAAGGAAAATACAGATTTAATTAAAGCTATAAATGGATTATGTGGAGGAATAGGGTTTTCCAAAGGTGTTTGCGGTGTATTAACTGGTGGAGTTTGTATACTAGGACTTTATAGTGGAAAGGGAAAAGATGATGAGTATAGAAGAGAAGATTTTGGTGAAATGATTAATGAATATATGGAGTGGTTCGAAGAAGAATTTGGAAGCAAGGATTGTGTAGATATAGCAGGAGATGAATTAAAGGTTGGAAAACTGGGAGAGACCTCTTATCCAGTAAAATGTGGAGGAATAATAGAAAAGGGACTAACTAAAGTGTGGGAAATTATGGATGAGCATAATTATGAATTGGGAGAGCGATAA
- the trsM gene encoding DVU_1556 family methyltransferase, protein MMFSYVSGNIYESEDIRSITGDTIRPGGFKLTDRAVEFCDFKKDYKILDIGCGMGATVAYLQDKYALDALGIDPSDKLLLYGKNKNSKLNIYKGIGEALFFEDDEMDGVFCECTLSLMNDKYKVISEIHRVLKNRGYVIISDVYAKNPNYIKELEKFGMGSCIRGVHDIEDLKEKLRENGFRINFFEDYTNYLKQMIVDIIFQFGSIDVFWRKAGKCNSVPDKFKKVLSRSKIGYFLLIAQKTGKDD, encoded by the coding sequence ATGATGTTTTCATATGTTTCTGGAAATATTTATGAAAGTGAAGATATAAGAAGTATAACTGGGGATACCATAAGACCAGGAGGTTTTAAGCTTACAGATAGAGCAGTAGAGTTTTGTGACTTTAAAAAAGATTACAAGATATTGGATATTGGCTGTGGAATGGGTGCTACGGTGGCATATTTACAAGATAAATATGCATTAGATGCATTGGGAATTGATCCCTCTGATAAACTTCTTCTTTATGGTAAAAACAAAAACTCTAAATTAAATATTTATAAGGGTATAGGAGAGGCGTTATTTTTTGAAGATGATGAAATGGATGGTGTATTTTGTGAATGTACATTATCTTTAATGAATGACAAATATAAGGTCATATCAGAAATTCATAGAGTGCTAAAAAATAGAGGATATGTGATTATTTCTGATGTTTATGCTAAAAATCCTAATTATATAAAAGAACTGGAAAAATTCGGGATGGGAAGCTGTATAAGGGGAGTTCATGATATTGAAGATTTAAAAGAAAAACTCAGAGAAAATGGGTTTAGGATAAATTTCTTTGAAGACTATACAAATTATTTAAAACAAATGATAGTAGATATAATATTCCAATTTGGTTCCATAGATGTTTTTTGGAGAAAAGCAGGAAAGTGCAATTCTGTACCTGATAAATTTAAGAAAGTGTTGTCAAGAAGCAAAATAGGGTATTTTCTTTTAATTGCTCAAAAGACTGGAAAGGATGATTAA
- a CDS encoding DVU_1557 family redox protein — MGFKNYKEDIKWVCSKCGSRLKEERVRLVYLGGNFEVDLLKCPHCNLVLITEKLAQGKMLEVEKNLEDK; from the coding sequence ATGGGATTTAAAAATTATAAGGAAGATATTAAATGGGTCTGTTCTAAATGTGGTTCAAGGCTAAAAGAAGAAAGGGTCAGACTTGTTTATTTAGGAGGAAATTTTGAGGTTGATTTGTTGAAATGTCCACATTGTAATTTGGTTTTGATTACAGAAAAACTAGCTCAAGGGAAGATGCTTGAGGTGGAGAAAAATTTAGAAGACAAGTAA